Proteins encoded by one window of Kribbella italica:
- a CDS encoding L-aspartate oxidase, with amino-acid sequence MTAPAVPQRLAAPAPGWTDTVDVVVIGSGIAGLTAALRLREFGSVLVVTKDVVASGSTQWAQGGIAAALDPEDSPEDHLQDTLVAGAGLSDPAAVRALVTEGPDAVRDLIELGAVFDKLADGDLSLTREGGHHRNRIAHAGGDATGAEIERALVAAVKRADDIRIIEHALVLDLLRAADGAVAGVTLHVMGEGQLDGVGAIRSRAVVLASGGLGQLYAATTNPSVSTGDGMALALRAGAKVRDLEFIQFHPTVLWLGKGAKGQQPLVSEAVRGEGAFLVDHDGNRFMEGQHELADLAPRDIVAKAIMRQMLATGKDHMLLDARHFGDEKWRVRFPTILASCRSHGIDPVRELIPVAPACHYSSGGVWTDLHGQTSVPGLYACGEVACTGVHGANRLASNSLLEGLVFARRIAAVLADDLPDLREPADDGRVPGLVDADVVPELQRVMTVGAGVIRSATGLADAGDRLGELIRKPAGEPGTPSWEATNLATVATALVAAATVREESRGSHWREDHPDRDDTQWSGNLDLTLPGDGTTARPATAFVALKEASEGK; translated from the coding sequence ATGACTGCTCCTGCCGTTCCGCAACGGCTAGCTGCGCCCGCACCCGGCTGGACCGACACGGTGGACGTCGTCGTGATCGGCTCGGGGATCGCGGGACTGACCGCCGCGCTCAGGCTGCGCGAGTTCGGGTCCGTGCTGGTGGTGACCAAGGACGTCGTCGCGTCGGGCTCGACGCAGTGGGCGCAGGGCGGGATCGCGGCCGCGCTCGACCCTGAGGACTCGCCCGAGGACCACCTGCAGGACACGCTGGTCGCCGGCGCCGGGCTGAGCGACCCGGCCGCCGTACGGGCTCTGGTGACGGAAGGGCCGGACGCCGTACGGGACCTGATCGAGCTCGGTGCCGTGTTCGACAAGCTGGCCGACGGCGACCTGTCGCTGACCCGCGAAGGCGGCCACCACCGCAACCGGATCGCCCACGCCGGCGGCGACGCGACCGGTGCCGAGATCGAGCGCGCGCTGGTTGCTGCCGTGAAGCGGGCCGACGACATCCGGATCATCGAGCACGCGCTCGTGCTGGACCTGCTCCGGGCCGCGGACGGCGCGGTCGCCGGCGTCACGCTGCACGTGATGGGCGAGGGGCAGCTCGACGGCGTCGGCGCGATCCGCAGCCGGGCCGTCGTACTGGCTTCTGGTGGGCTCGGTCAGCTGTACGCCGCCACGACCAACCCGAGCGTCTCGACCGGCGACGGGATGGCGCTCGCGCTGCGGGCCGGCGCGAAGGTGCGGGACCTGGAATTCATCCAGTTCCACCCGACCGTGCTGTGGCTCGGCAAGGGCGCGAAAGGCCAGCAGCCGTTGGTCTCCGAGGCCGTCCGCGGCGAGGGCGCGTTCCTGGTCGACCACGACGGCAACCGGTTCATGGAGGGTCAGCACGAGCTCGCCGACCTGGCACCGCGCGACATCGTGGCGAAGGCGATCATGCGGCAGATGCTTGCCACCGGCAAGGACCACATGCTGCTCGACGCGCGGCACTTCGGCGACGAGAAGTGGCGGGTGCGGTTCCCGACCATCCTCGCGTCCTGCCGCTCGCACGGGATCGACCCGGTCCGCGAACTGATCCCGGTCGCGCCGGCCTGCCACTACTCCTCCGGCGGGGTCTGGACCGACCTGCACGGCCAGACGTCCGTGCCCGGCCTGTACGCGTGCGGCGAGGTCGCCTGCACCGGCGTGCACGGTGCGAACCGGCTCGCCTCGAACTCGTTGCTGGAGGGCCTGGTCTTCGCCCGCCGGATCGCGGCCGTGCTGGCCGACGACCTGCCCGACCTGCGCGAACCGGCCGACGACGGTAGGGTTCCCGGCTTGGTGGACGCGGACGTCGTACCGGAGCTGCAACGGGTGATGACGGTCGGCGCCGGAGTGATCCGGAGCGCGACCGGACTGGCGGACGCCGGAGACCGGCTCGGTGAGCTGATCCGGAAGCCCGCGGGCGAGCCCGGTACGCCGAGCTGGGAGGCCACCAACCTGGCGACCGTCGCGACCGCACTGGTCGCGGCGGCCACGGTGCGCGAGGAGAGCCGCGGCTCGCACTGGCGTGAGGACCACCCGGATCGCGACGACACACAGTGGTCGGGCAATCTGGACCTCACGTTGCCGGGGGACGGAACCACCGCCCGGCCGGCCACGGCCTTCGTGGCGCTGAAGGAAGCATCGGAGGGGAAGTAG
- a CDS encoding helix-turn-helix domain-containing protein has protein sequence MATARPTPMAVNRALAQAGTHLATWRRLQQLTSEQVADRAGVSRTTLHRLESGAGASLENTLRVARALGVMDLLVASIDPYNSDVGRLRADEELPQRVRRPAQPRRQTGAES, from the coding sequence ATGGCGACAGCTCGCCCGACACCCATGGCGGTCAATCGTGCCCTTGCGCAAGCAGGCACCCACCTGGCCACCTGGCGCCGCCTGCAGCAGCTGACCTCCGAGCAGGTCGCCGACCGCGCCGGTGTCTCCCGCACGACCTTGCACCGGCTCGAGTCCGGCGCCGGAGCCAGTCTCGAGAACACGCTCCGCGTCGCGAGAGCCCTCGGAGTCATGGACCTCTTGGTCGCATCCATCGATCCGTACAACTCCGACGTCGGGCGTCTCCGCGCCGACGAGGAACTTCCGCAACGGGTCCGGCGACCAGCGCAACCTCGGAGGCAGACCGGTGCCGAAAGCTGA
- the nadC gene encoding carboxylating nicotinate-nucleotide diphosphorylase, with translation MDDTLDRRWVEDLVRATIEEDLAGGVDVTTTATVDEAQVSVAELVARADGVVAGLEIAELVIRLVAGNDEIEVEHSVTDGTAVKKGDVLLTVRGRTRKLLTAERTMLNLVCHLSGVASLTRRWVDEIEGTGAVIRDTRKTMPLLRSLEKYAVRCGGGKNHRMGLSDAALIKDNHVIAAGGVAEAFRLVRKAYPEIAVEVEVDSVDDALIALESGADLILLDNMEVDQLREAVEKIAGRARLEASGGLTLDVARKVAETGVDFLAVGALTHSAPVLDIALDLQEVSRP, from the coding sequence ATGGATGACACGCTCGACAGGCGGTGGGTCGAGGACCTGGTCCGGGCCACCATCGAGGAGGACCTGGCCGGCGGTGTCGATGTCACCACCACGGCCACCGTCGACGAGGCGCAGGTCTCGGTCGCCGAACTGGTCGCCCGGGCCGACGGTGTGGTCGCGGGTCTCGAGATCGCCGAACTGGTGATTCGGCTGGTCGCGGGCAACGACGAGATCGAGGTGGAGCACTCGGTCACCGACGGTACGGCGGTGAAAAAGGGCGACGTACTGCTGACCGTCCGGGGACGGACCCGCAAGCTGCTGACCGCCGAGCGCACGATGCTCAACCTGGTCTGCCACCTGTCCGGGGTCGCCTCGCTGACCCGGCGCTGGGTCGACGAGATCGAGGGCACCGGCGCGGTGATCCGCGACACCCGCAAGACGATGCCGTTGCTGCGCTCGCTGGAGAAGTACGCCGTCCGGTGCGGTGGCGGCAAGAACCACCGGATGGGGCTGTCCGACGCGGCGCTGATCAAGGACAACCACGTGATCGCCGCCGGCGGCGTCGCCGAGGCGTTCCGGCTGGTCCGCAAGGCCTACCCGGAGATCGCCGTCGAGGTCGAGGTGGACTCGGTCGACGACGCCCTGATCGCGCTGGAGTCCGGCGCGGACCTGATCCTGCTGGACAACATGGAGGTCGACCAGCTCCGCGAAGCCGTCGAGAAGATCGCCGGGCGGGCCCGCCTGGAGGCCTCTGGCGGTCTCACCCTGGACGTCGCCCGCAAGGTCGCCGAGACCGGCGTCGACTTCCTGGCCGTCGGGGCTCTGACCCACTCGGCTCCGGTCCTCGACATCGCCTTGGATCTCCAGGAAGTCTCGAGGCCGTGA
- a CDS encoding PH domain-containing protein: protein MTEQNPTPYGAPPAAAPSTPPPGETPASSETPAPGGTPAPGGTPAPGGTPAPGGTPAPGGTPAPGETPAPGDTPPPLTEREGDRLHPLTPFVKGWGYFVVAAFAMANNEGLRSNLKIAGIALGAVLVGGMLLGALSWWFTKWQLTDDAIRVDSGFLFRRTRIIRFDRIQAIDVAQPFVARLFNMAELRMDVAGGSRSDGKLSYFTSEEAAKLRGILLVRAKGKDSVEEAVRPEHEPPPLLVVPTGRLLGATLLSSTVLGSLAGLIWLIVATTVLEFHVGLFAGVPLLLGVVQPIWKQVVGNHKFTLIESRDGLRTKRGLFDLQRQTVPPGRVQGLLITEPVIWRRLGWSRVDLDIAGVVGSISGDGEEDQNGVQLLPVGERSEVAGVLNRVLPGFDLSRIEMHQAPSRVKWLRPVGWRYLAYGADDQVLVTQRGWISRKTSVVLHHKTQSVRVQQGPIQRRLRIANVHVDTPLGPTDAVALHRDVADAALLLEAQTTRAREARRTTSAPLAVQTQPNEPSPAGSSSSAASPADDSPAT from the coding sequence GTGACCGAGCAGAACCCCACCCCGTACGGCGCACCGCCGGCCGCGGCTCCGAGCACGCCACCACCCGGCGAGACGCCGGCATCCAGCGAGACCCCGGCACCCGGAGGGACCCCGGCACCCGGAGGGACCCCGGCACCCGGAGGGACCCCGGCACCCGGAGGGACCCCGGCACCCGGAGGGACCCCGGCACCCGGCGAGACCCCGGCACCCGGCGACACACCACCGCCCCTGACCGAGCGCGAAGGCGACCGGCTCCACCCGCTCACCCCCTTCGTCAAGGGCTGGGGCTACTTCGTCGTCGCCGCGTTCGCGATGGCCAACAACGAGGGCCTGCGGAGCAACCTCAAGATCGCCGGGATCGCGCTGGGCGCCGTCCTGGTCGGCGGGATGCTGCTCGGCGCGCTGTCGTGGTGGTTCACCAAGTGGCAGCTCACCGACGACGCGATCCGGGTCGACAGCGGGTTCCTCTTCCGCCGGACGCGGATCATCCGCTTCGATCGCATCCAGGCGATCGACGTCGCCCAGCCCTTCGTCGCGCGCCTGTTCAACATGGCCGAGCTGCGGATGGACGTCGCGGGCGGCAGCCGCAGCGACGGCAAGCTGAGCTACTTCACCTCCGAGGAGGCGGCCAAGCTCCGCGGCATCCTGCTGGTCAGGGCCAAGGGCAAGGACTCCGTCGAGGAGGCAGTGCGACCGGAGCACGAGCCGCCGCCGCTGCTGGTCGTCCCCACCGGCCGCCTGCTCGGTGCGACGCTCCTGTCGTCCACCGTGCTCGGTAGCCTCGCCGGTCTGATCTGGCTGATCGTGGCGACGACCGTGCTGGAGTTCCACGTCGGTCTGTTCGCCGGTGTGCCGCTGCTGCTCGGTGTGGTGCAGCCGATCTGGAAGCAGGTCGTCGGCAACCACAAGTTCACGCTGATCGAGAGCCGCGACGGTCTGCGGACCAAGCGCGGCCTGTTCGACCTGCAGCGCCAGACCGTCCCGCCGGGCCGGGTGCAGGGCCTGCTGATCACCGAGCCGGTGATCTGGCGCCGCCTCGGCTGGTCCCGCGTCGACCTGGACATCGCCGGCGTGGTCGGCAGCATCTCCGGCGACGGCGAGGAGGACCAGAACGGCGTCCAGCTGCTCCCGGTCGGCGAGCGCTCCGAGGTGGCCGGCGTACTCAACCGCGTCCTGCCCGGCTTCGACCTCTCCCGCATCGAGATGCACCAGGCGCCGAGCCGGGTGAAGTGGCTGCGGCCGGTCGGCTGGCGCTACCTCGCGTACGGCGCTGACGACCAGGTCCTGGTCACCCAGCGCGGCTGGATCAGCCGCAAGACCTCAGTGGTCCTCCACCACAAGACCCAGTCGGTCCGGGTCCAGCAGGGGCCGATCCAGCGCCGCCTGCGGATCGCCAACGTCCACGTGGACACCCCGCTCGGCCCGACCGACGCGGTAGCCCTCCACCGGGACGTAGCCGACGCAGCCCTCCTCCTGGAAGCTCAGACCACCAGAGCCCGCGAGGCCCGCCGTACGACGTCAGCACCTCTCGCGGTCCAGACCCAGCCGAACGAGCCGAGTCCGGCCGGGTCCAGCAGCTCCGCTGCCTCTCCTGCGGACGACAGCCCGGCCACGTAG
- a CDS encoding HipA domain-containing protein has translation MPKAERRLVAAQRTVAATGEPLPSKVDVWVQIDGTDVLAGHVNSHYGRNAESATFLYDAAYLANPRSYDLEPALPRIAGALHTSVGVALFHSFADSSPDRWGKALITKGERQRARIAGSTPRTLSEFSYLLGVRDDLRQGAIRFALPGTQTFMADDTTGVPALTDLPELLDLAARTENDDADLAAIRRLVRAGSSLGGARPKAHVRTDDGTIAIAKFPSRADSWNVMAWEKIAFDLAAAAGIPVPRSRLLRIAGRDVHVIDRFDRAGSNRIGYISAMTMLEARDGDTGSYLDIGSAIEQHSAAATADLRDLWTRVVFSILISNVDDHLRNHGFLRADNAWTLSPAFDLNPDPSPGTKFLATAVNEDETEASIDLALEVAELFRLEPSEALKIVADVGRTTAQWAEVAARRGQSKKQIDEMTPAFDHAQASAARKLGS, from the coding sequence GTGCCGAAAGCTGAACGCCGGCTGGTAGCAGCACAACGGACGGTGGCCGCGACCGGCGAGCCCCTGCCGTCCAAGGTCGATGTCTGGGTCCAGATCGACGGGACGGACGTCCTGGCCGGCCACGTGAACTCGCACTACGGCCGCAATGCCGAATCGGCGACCTTTCTCTACGACGCCGCGTACCTGGCCAACCCGCGGTCGTACGATCTCGAGCCTGCCCTACCGCGGATTGCCGGCGCCCTGCACACATCGGTCGGCGTCGCGCTCTTCCATTCCTTCGCCGACAGCTCACCCGACCGGTGGGGCAAGGCACTCATCACCAAAGGCGAACGGCAGCGGGCGCGGATCGCCGGCTCGACACCTCGCACACTGAGCGAGTTCAGCTACCTCCTGGGGGTCCGTGACGACCTACGGCAAGGCGCGATCAGGTTCGCTCTGCCCGGTACGCAGACCTTCATGGCCGACGACACCACCGGCGTACCGGCTCTGACCGACCTGCCCGAGTTGCTCGACCTCGCGGCCCGCACCGAGAACGACGACGCGGACCTGGCGGCCATCCGTCGCCTGGTGCGCGCCGGCAGTTCGTTGGGCGGCGCGCGCCCGAAGGCTCACGTCCGGACCGACGACGGGACGATCGCCATCGCGAAGTTCCCCAGCCGTGCCGACTCCTGGAACGTGATGGCTTGGGAGAAGATCGCGTTCGACCTGGCCGCCGCGGCGGGCATCCCGGTCCCGCGATCACGGCTGCTGAGGATCGCGGGCCGGGACGTGCACGTCATCGACCGGTTCGACCGTGCCGGGTCCAACCGCATCGGCTACATCAGCGCCATGACGATGCTCGAGGCAAGGGACGGCGACACCGGTAGCTACCTGGACATCGGGTCGGCGATCGAGCAGCACTCGGCCGCCGCCACCGCCGACCTGCGCGACCTGTGGACGCGGGTCGTGTTCTCGATCCTGATCTCCAACGTCGACGACCACCTGCGCAACCACGGCTTTCTTCGCGCTGACAACGCCTGGACGCTGTCACCGGCCTTCGACCTCAACCCCGATCCTTCGCCAGGGACCAAGTTCCTGGCGACCGCGGTCAACGAGGACGAGACGGAGGCCAGCATCGACCTCGCCCTCGAAGTGGCCGAACTGTTCCGCCTGGAACCGTCCGAAGCGCTGAAGATCGTCGCCGACGTCGGGCGCACGACCGCACAGTGGGCCGAGGTCGCCGCACGCCGCGGTCAGTCGAAGAAGCAGATCGACGAGATGACTCCCGCCTTCGACCACGCGCAGGCCTCGGCGGCACGAAAACTCGGCAGCTGA
- a CDS encoding 2'-5' RNA ligase family protein encodes MSRSAEPWAEPTGLTAILIAVPELAAFTDRWRSASYSSARPQLPLNAMIPPHVTVLVPWVQDPTPEDVQRLTEAVADVAPFDLSFRAAGQFANGTAWLMPEPYDEVLALVNAVLFAFPDCPPYGGEHLEPRPHLTISSSAQGTPAVVAEAEEALAKSPPAPVRIDDLTLWREGEDSVWQLIGSVPLGA; translated from the coding sequence GTGAGCAGATCCGCAGAGCCCTGGGCCGAGCCGACCGGCCTGACCGCGATCCTGATCGCCGTACCGGAGCTGGCCGCGTTCACCGACCGGTGGCGGTCGGCGTCGTACTCGTCCGCCCGGCCGCAGCTGCCGCTCAACGCGATGATCCCGCCGCACGTGACCGTGCTGGTGCCGTGGGTGCAGGACCCGACGCCGGAGGACGTGCAGCGGCTGACCGAGGCCGTCGCGGACGTGGCGCCGTTCGACCTGTCGTTCCGGGCGGCCGGGCAGTTCGCGAACGGGACGGCCTGGCTGATGCCCGAGCCGTACGACGAGGTGCTTGCCCTGGTCAACGCCGTCCTGTTCGCGTTTCCGGACTGCCCGCCGTACGGGGGTGAGCACCTGGAGCCGCGTCCGCACCTGACGATCTCCTCGTCGGCGCAGGGCACTCCGGCGGTGGTCGCCGAGGCCGAGGAGGCGCTGGCCAAGTCTCCGCCGGCGCCGGTGCGGATCGACGACCTCACCCTCTGGCGCGAGGGCGAAGACAGCGTGTGGCAGTTGATCGGCTCGGTTCCGCTCGGTGCGTAG
- a CDS encoding NADH-quinone oxidoreductase subunit D has product MSAERVVGIGAGAAGLDPAYERGGTGSGSQLPTTDMVLNIGPQHPATHGVLRLRLTLDGERIVGCEPIIGYMHRGAEKLFEVRDYRQIIVLANRHDWLSAFSNELGVVMGVERMMGLEVPVRAVWMRTLLAELNRILNHLMFLGSYPLELGAITPVFYAFRERETIQSVLEELSGGRMHYMFNRVGGLKEDLPYGWLGRASAASAAVRGRLPDIENLVLGNEIFRARTVGVGRLSPELIAAYGVTGPIARASGVDADLRRDEPYLAYDELLRDGVLRVVTRSDGDCYARFALLLEQVKVSLDLVDACLDRLATMPAGPVNVRLPKILKVPEGQTYTWTENPLGINGYYLVSRGDKTPWRLKLRSASFNNISVLPEMLPNTIVADMIAILGSMFFVVGDIDK; this is encoded by the coding sequence ATGAGTGCGGAAAGAGTCGTCGGAATCGGCGCCGGAGCGGCGGGACTTGACCCGGCGTACGAGCGTGGAGGGACCGGCAGCGGGTCCCAGCTGCCGACCACCGACATGGTGCTCAACATCGGTCCGCAGCACCCCGCGACGCACGGCGTACTGCGTCTGCGGCTGACGCTGGACGGCGAACGGATCGTCGGCTGCGAGCCGATCATCGGCTACATGCACCGCGGCGCCGAGAAGCTGTTCGAGGTGCGCGACTACCGGCAGATCATCGTGCTCGCGAACCGGCACGACTGGCTGTCGGCGTTCTCCAACGAGCTCGGCGTCGTGATGGGCGTCGAACGGATGATGGGCCTGGAGGTCCCGGTCCGCGCCGTCTGGATGCGGACGCTGCTCGCCGAGTTGAACCGGATCCTCAACCACCTGATGTTCCTCGGCTCGTACCCGCTCGAGCTCGGCGCGATCACGCCCGTCTTCTACGCCTTCCGCGAGCGCGAGACGATCCAGTCCGTGCTCGAGGAACTGTCCGGCGGCCGGATGCACTACATGTTCAACCGCGTCGGTGGGCTGAAGGAAGACCTTCCGTACGGGTGGCTCGGGCGTGCGTCGGCCGCTTCCGCCGCCGTTCGTGGGCGGTTGCCCGACATCGAGAACCTTGTCCTCGGCAACGAGATCTTCCGCGCCCGGACCGTCGGCGTCGGTCGGCTCTCCCCCGAACTGATCGCGGCGTACGGCGTCACCGGCCCGATCGCCCGCGCCTCCGGCGTCGACGCCGACCTGCGCCGCGACGAGCCCTACCTCGCGTACGACGAACTGCTGCGCGACGGCGTCCTGCGCGTTGTCACCCGCTCCGACGGCGACTGCTACGCCCGCTTCGCCCTGCTGCTCGAACAGGTCAAGGTCTCCCTCGACCTCGTCGACGCCTGCCTCGACCGCCTCGCCACGATGCCCGCCGGTCCGGTCAACGTCCGCCTCCCCAAGATCCTCAAGGTCCCCGAAGGCCAGACCTACACCTGGACCGAGAACCCCCTCGGCATCAACGGCTACTACCTCGTCTCCCGCGGCGACAAGACCCCCTGGCGCCTGAAGCTCCGCTCGGCGTCCTTCAACAACATCTCCGTACTGCCCGAGATGCTCCCCAACACCATCGTCGCCGACATGATCGCCATCCTGGGCAGCATGTTCTTCGTGGTCGGCGACATCGACAAGTAG
- a CDS encoding Rossmann-like and DUF2520 domain-containing protein produces the protein MERIGIIGAGRAGSALGAALAAAGHPVTGVSARSRASLDRAAHLLPHVPVLPPDQVTRQADVVLLAVPDDAIGPVAATLPLTPDQYVVHLSGAHGLGVLQGTEATPVALHPPMTFPGGLVDLTGVVFTATAPAEATAFVERLVKGLGAGVQWVAEEQRALYHAGLVHGANHLTILVSQAYDVLKEAGVRDPAAALGPLLSATLDNTLRSGHDALTGPIARGDVETVEAHLAVLRGRTASTYAELARATVERVTEDGRIDGATAGRFAELLKRHRTGEAPR, from the coding sequence ATGGAACGCATCGGCATCATCGGAGCCGGGCGGGCCGGCAGCGCCCTGGGAGCAGCCTTGGCGGCGGCCGGACATCCCGTCACCGGCGTCAGCGCGCGCTCGCGAGCATCGCTCGACCGGGCCGCCCACCTGCTCCCGCACGTACCTGTACTCCCGCCTGACCAGGTCACCCGCCAGGCGGACGTCGTACTGCTCGCCGTACCGGACGACGCGATCGGACCGGTCGCGGCCACGTTGCCGCTGACACCTGACCAGTACGTCGTCCACCTGTCGGGTGCGCACGGGCTTGGAGTCCTGCAGGGCACCGAAGCCACACCGGTCGCACTACACCCGCCCATGACGTTCCCAGGCGGCCTGGTCGACCTGACCGGAGTGGTGTTCACCGCCACGGCTCCAGCCGAGGCAACCGCCTTCGTCGAGCGCCTGGTCAAGGGGCTCGGTGCCGGCGTCCAGTGGGTCGCCGAAGAGCAGCGGGCGCTCTACCACGCCGGTCTGGTGCACGGGGCGAACCACCTGACCATACTGGTCAGCCAGGCGTACGACGTACTGAAGGAAGCCGGAGTACGGGATCCGGCGGCGGCGCTTGGCCCGCTGCTGTCCGCAACTCTCGACAACACGCTGCGGTCCGGTCATGATGCGCTCACCGGGCCGATCGCGCGCGGCGACGTGGAGACGGTGGAGGCCCACCTGGCCGTCCTGCGGGGCCGTACGGCGAGCACGTACGCCGAGCTGGCCCGGGCCACGGTGGAACGGGTGACAGAGGACGGGCGGATCGACGGCGCGACAGCCGGCCGGTTCGCCGAGCTGTTGAAGCGGCACCGGACAGGGGAGGCACCGCGATGA
- a CDS encoding PH domain-containing protein: protein MDDLFAPSDVSWTPVSPKLAAARRVTSAILCGVTAIAGLLAFGLTLSWLYGGLWVLVVAAGFAWSWSLIGRNQRSWKYAEREDELLVSHGIMFRQLVVVPYGRMQFVDVAAGPLERSYGIATVELHTATPATDAKIPGLHPDEASRLRDRLSALGQAQAWGL, encoded by the coding sequence GTGGACGACCTCTTCGCACCTTCGGATGTCAGTTGGACGCCGGTCTCGCCCAAGCTCGCGGCGGCGCGCCGGGTCACGTCGGCGATCCTGTGCGGGGTGACCGCGATCGCCGGGTTGCTGGCGTTCGGGTTGACCCTGAGCTGGCTGTACGGCGGCCTGTGGGTCCTCGTCGTCGCGGCGGGGTTCGCCTGGTCGTGGAGCCTGATCGGGCGCAACCAGCGGTCCTGGAAGTACGCCGAACGCGAGGACGAGCTGCTGGTCAGCCACGGGATCATGTTCCGCCAGTTGGTCGTCGTGCCGTACGGGCGGATGCAGTTCGTCGACGTCGCGGCCGGGCCGCTGGAGCGGTCGTACGGGATCGCCACGGTCGAGCTGCACACGGCGACGCCGGCCACGGACGCGAAGATCCCCGGCCTGCACCCCGACGAGGCGAGCCGCCTGCGCGACCGCCTGTCCGCCCTCGGCCAAGCCCAGGCGTGGGGCCTGTGA
- the panC gene encoding pantoate--beta-alanine ligase — protein sequence MRLTQTKAELRAAAAVRPRAVVMTMGALHDGHAALLAEARERVGPEGSVLLTIFVNPLQFGPSEDFDRYPRTLASDLAIAKAEGVDLVFNPSRDELYPNEPSITVHPGPLADELEGMVRPGHFGGVLTVVAKMLHLTSPDLALFGEKDYQQITLIREMVCDLDWDVDIVPVPTVREPDGLALSSRNRYLDETERDEALVLYRALTAGAKAGMNGPDAVLAAAHAELEAVPSVKIDYLALRAPDLGPVIGPGEARMLIAARVGTTRLIDNISITLR from the coding sequence ATGAGACTCACCCAGACGAAGGCCGAGCTGCGCGCCGCGGCGGCGGTCCGCCCGCGGGCGGTCGTGATGACCATGGGCGCGCTGCACGACGGCCATGCCGCGCTGCTCGCCGAGGCCCGCGAGCGGGTCGGGCCGGAGGGCAGCGTGCTGCTGACGATCTTCGTGAACCCGTTGCAGTTCGGGCCGAGCGAGGACTTCGACCGGTACCCGCGCACGCTGGCCAGCGACCTGGCGATCGCCAAGGCCGAGGGCGTCGACCTGGTCTTCAACCCGTCCCGCGACGAGCTGTATCCGAACGAGCCGTCGATCACCGTGCACCCCGGCCCACTCGCCGACGAGCTGGAGGGCATGGTCCGCCCGGGACACTTCGGCGGCGTCCTGACGGTGGTCGCGAAGATGCTGCACCTGACCTCGCCGGACCTGGCGCTGTTCGGCGAGAAGGACTACCAGCAGATCACGCTGATCCGGGAGATGGTCTGCGACCTGGACTGGGACGTCGACATCGTGCCGGTCCCGACCGTGCGCGAGCCCGACGGGCTGGCGCTGTCGTCGCGCAACCGGTACCTGGACGAGACCGAGCGTGACGAGGCCCTGGTCCTGTACCGGGCGCTCACCGCGGGCGCGAAAGCCGGGATGAACGGGCCGGACGCCGTACTGGCGGCGGCGCACGCCGAGCTGGAGGCGGTCCCGTCGGTGAAGATCGACTACCTGGCGCTCAGAGCGCCCGACTTGGGCCCGGTGATCGGTCCCGGCGAGGCCAGAATGCTGATCGCCGCCCGCGTCGGCACGACTCGTCTCATTGACAACATTTCCATCACCCTCCGATGA
- a CDS encoding type III pantothenate kinase, translated as MLLAVAVENSRTLVGLVFEGTVKRYWWVGTDPRRTADEWAVLLDGLLAGETPVSGVAVCSAVPHVLHELRDVVSRYYREVPSVVVEPGVKTGLPVLVDNPREVGTDRIANALGAVNRYGAPCVVVDIGTATTVDLVNPAGAFVGGSIAPGIETSTDALGESAAQLRRVELTRPRAAVAKNTVEALQAGAIFGFTALVDGLVTRILTEQSLAPGEVPVVATGALAPLIVPESALITHHEPFLPLLGLYQAFTRNH; from the coding sequence GTGCTGCTCGCCGTCGCGGTCGAGAACAGCCGCACCCTGGTCGGATTGGTCTTCGAGGGCACCGTCAAGCGGTACTGGTGGGTGGGCACCGACCCCCGCCGTACCGCTGACGAGTGGGCGGTCCTGCTCGACGGCCTGCTGGCCGGCGAGACGCCCGTGTCCGGCGTCGCCGTCTGCTCCGCCGTACCGCACGTCCTGCACGAGCTGCGCGACGTCGTCTCCCGCTACTACCGCGAGGTCCCCAGCGTCGTCGTCGAGCCCGGCGTGAAGACCGGCCTCCCGGTCCTCGTCGACAACCCGCGCGAGGTCGGTACCGACCGGATCGCGAACGCGCTCGGCGCGGTCAACCGGTACGGCGCTCCCTGCGTCGTCGTCGACATCGGTACGGCGACCACCGTCGACCTGGTCAACCCGGCCGGCGCCTTCGTCGGCGGCTCGATCGCCCCCGGTATCGAAACCTCCACCGACGCCCTCGGCGAATCCGCCGCGCAGCTCCGCCGCGTCGAGCTCACCCGGCCCCGGGCCGCCGTCGCCAAGAACACCGTCGAGGCGCTGCAGGCCGGCGCGATCTTCGGCTTCACCGCGCTGGTCGACGGCCTCGTCACGCGCATCCTCACCGAGCAGTCGCTGGCGCCCGGCGAGGTCCCGGTCGTGGCGACCGGCGCGCTGGCGCCGCTGATCGTCCCGGAGTCCGCGCTGATCACCCACCACGAGCCGTTCCTGCCGCTGCTCGGGCTCTACCAGGCCTTCACGCGCAACCACTGA